One window of the Sparus aurata chromosome 7, fSpaAur1.1, whole genome shotgun sequence genome contains the following:
- the mical1 gene encoding F-actin-monooxygenase mical1 isoform X2, which translates to MASQDSENPSHAAFEDFVQAQTCKDVKHHFAELCKQLELNPKDFRSFYAKLKERLNYWKAKALWTKLDKRAAHPDYQQGKVCAKNKCLVLGAGPCGLRTAIELALLGAQVVVLEKRESFSRNNVLHLWPFTICDLRVLGAKKFYGKFCCGSLDHISIRQLQLILLKVSLLLGVEVHTGVEFQGLIEPSGENGWMAKLNPGSHPAASFQFDVFISAGGGRFVPDGFKHKELRGKLAIGITTNFVNRNTAAEAQVAEISGVARIYNQKFFQDLLTETGIDLENIVYYKDETHYFVMTAKKKSLLKKGVIKQDYSDAEELLAPANVDHEALCHYAHDAAYFSTGGKLPDLEFEKNHAGKADVAMFDFTCMHRAENASLVRERKGKKLLMGLVGDCLVEPFWPLGTGIARGFLASFDTAWMVRSWGMGVPHLKVLAERESAYQVLSQTTPENTSKNYASYSINPKSRYTRVNLSSILSHQVQHLYDVDKSHPSSKKQNKSSCMRQDSGGGFEELLKWCQKHTTGYKNVNVKDLTQSWRSGLALCALIHHFRPQLIDMSSLDESSAVHNNQLAFSILEKELGIPPVMSASDLANTGQIDKLSMVLYLTQIQKAFTVPAKEPAAFLPSSKPLTLSQTQAAVFFLNKLKHNSLQRRKEKLASEKRTRETKRMGDEDSTVVSPVSPELSPTPAPAPAPEPEPEAATVVPMTNSEECYFCGQRVYVLERISAEGKFFHRSCFTCHQCSITLRLGGYTFDPTTGRFYCELHSEDLELANGAEPSCKDSEGNLKGTDEELQISSDEYAPSPSDDEYENTLDCGPSGHTQPHKPEGQDHHIPKSKDESLEPNPSKTLTDAPSKTEVAAPTEEETGEFKVPFPVPKPRLSRQTTPSPQPSPPTAKPRTLHILNPSTPEKHPSPTPTKEISKTAPDSRPKQSLRKLQLTDEEKTQLVNLQSLSADSDSETPGGSSSCSSSSATAGGPSPPKPEGLDGQEEEGYWSGSTAGHVREKRNRRCFRRKEMPSGQTRVRSKFSPWNLSSPRISRDTRLSVLVSQPGRVETTFRHVHSASEEGVDGDDDDDDDDDDEMFEQDADLFDEKFQTLPTDPVEAERMELMKMKTLERRAKMSELQRLRNAQSIQRRLEEIEVAFKDLEGKGVELEQTLRGEAGSSGSPDMIEQWIQLVHEKNALVSEESDLMVASRQLELEDKQSTLELELRKFMELDDKTSEQQAEEERVLQQLIEVVDMRDSLVLFLEEKRLKEMSEEQEAFSIREAKRHSKAGAQVHWE; encoded by the exons ATGGCGAGCCAGGACTCTGAAAACCCTTCGCACGCCGCATTTGAAGACTTTGTCCAAGCGCAGACCTGTAAAGATGTGAAGCATCATTTCGCTGAGCTCTGCAAGCAGCTGGAACTCAATCCCAAGGATTTCAGGAGCTTTTACGCCAAGTTAAAGGAAAGACTGAACTACTGGAAGGCCAAAGCCCTGTGGACCAAACTGGACAAAAGGGCAGCTCATCCTGATTACCAGCAAGGAAAAGTCTGCGCCAAGAACAAG tgCCTCGTGTTGGGTGCTGGGCCGTGTGGGCTGAGAACTGCCATCGAGCTGGCCCTGCTGGGGGCTCAGGTGGTGGTGCTGGAGAAGAGAGAGTCTTTCTCCAGGAACAATGTTCTCCACCTGTGGCCCTTCACCATTTGTGACCTCCGTGTGCTCGGAGCCAAGAAGTTCTACGGCAAATTCTGCTGCGGGTCTCTGGATCACATCA GCATCCGTCAGCTGCAGTTGATTCTGTTAAAAGTGTCGCTCCTCCTCGGGGTGGAGGTGCACACCGGAGTGGAGTTTCAGGGCTTGATCGAGCCCTCAGGAGAAAACG GTTGGATGGCCAAACTGAACCCTGGGTCTCATCCTGCTGCGTCCTTTCAGTTTGACGTGTTCATCTCTGCTGGAGGAGGCAGGTTCGTCCCTGATG GGTTTAAGCACAAGGAGCTGAGAGGAAAGCTGGCCATCGGCATCACAACCAACTTCGTCAACAGAAACACGGCTGCTGAGGCCCAAGTAGCGGAGATCAGCGGCGTGGCACGCATCTACAACCAGAAGTTCTTCCAAGACTTGCTCACTGAGACGG GTATTGATTTGGAGAATATTGTCTACTACAAAGACGAAACCCACTACTTTGTCATGACTGCCAAGAAGAAGAGCTTGCTGAAGAAGGGGGTCATTAAACAG gacTACAGCGATgcagaggagctgctggctCCTGCAAACGTGGATCACGAGGCTTTGTGCCACTATGCCCACGATGCTGCGTACTTCTCCACAGGTGGCAAACTGCCTGACCTTGAGTTTGAAAAGAACCATGCCGGCAAGGCTGACGTGGCCATGTTCGACTTCACCTGCATGCACCGTGCTGAGAATGCCTCTCTGGtcagggagaggaaggggaagAAGTTGTTGATGGGTCTTGTTGGAGATTGCCTGGTGGAG CCCTTCTGGCCTCTGGGTACAGGTATCGCCCGTGGGTTTCTAGCTTCCTTCGACACAGCGTGGATGGTGAGGAGCTGGGGCATGGGGGTCCCTCATCTCAAGGTCCTCGCTGAGCG AGAAAGTGCCTACCAGGTCCTGTCCCAGACCACGCCAGAAAACACCAGCAAAAACTACGCCAGTTACAGCATCAACCCCAAATCACGGTACACGAGAGTGAACCTGTCCTCCATCCTCAGCCACCAG GTGCAGCACCTTTATGATGTCGATAAATCCCATCCATCCAGCAAGAAACAGAACAAGTCGTCTTGCATGCGTCAAG ATTCAGGCGGCGGTTTTGAGGAGTTGTTGAAATGGTGCCAGAAACACACGACGGGTTAcaagaatgtgaatgtgaaagaTCTGACCCAATCCTGGAGGTCGGGTCTGGCTCTGTGTGCTCTGATCCACCACTTCAGACCCCAGCTCAT TGACATGTCGTCCCTGGATGAATCCAGCGCTGTTCACAACAACCAGCTGGCTTTTAGCATCTTGGAGAAGGAGCTGGGCATCCCACCTGTCATGTCGGCCAGTGACTTAGCCAATACCGGTCAGATAGACAAGCTGTCCATGGTCCTCTACCTCACACAGATCCAAAAGGCCTTCACTGTGCCAGCGAAAG AGCCCGCTGCCTTCCTGCCGTCGTCCAAGCCTCTGACGCTCTCTCAGACACAGGCAGCTGTCTTTTTCCTGAACAAGCTGAAGCACAACTCTCTGCAAAGACGCAAG GAGAAGCTGGCATCTGAGAAACgaacaagagagacaaagaggatgGGAGATGAGGACAGT ACGGTGGTGTCTCCTGTGTCCCCTGAGCTCAGCCCcactcctgctcctgctcctgctcctgagCCTGAGCCCGAAGCTGCCACCGTTGTCCCGATGACCAACAGTGAGGAGTGTTACTTCTGTGGTCAGAGGGTCTACGTGCTGGAGCGCATCAGTGCTGAGGGCAAGTTCTTCCATCGGAGCTGCTTCACCTGCCATCAGTGCAGCATCACGCTCAGACTGGGAGGATACACCTTTGATCCGACTACAG GGAGGTTTTACTGTGAGCTGCACTCTGAAGATCTGGAGCTGGCAAACGGGGCTGAACCATCTTGTAAG GATAGTGAAGGAAATCTCAAAGGGACGGATGAGGAGCTCCAGATTTCCAGCGATGAATATGCACCGTCTCCATCAGACGACGAGTATGAGAACACTCTGGACTGTGGTCCCTCTGGTCACACACAGCCACATAAACCTGAGGGACAGGACCACCATATACCTAAATCCAAAGACGAGTCTCTAGAACCAAATCCATCAAAAACGCTCACAGATGCCCCATCGAAAACTGAAGTAGCAGCACCCACTGAGGAGGAGACGGGGGAGTTCAAGGTACCCTTTCCTGTCCCCAAGCCCCGCCTCTCTCGGCAGACAACACCCAGCCCTCAGCCCTCTCCTCCAACAGCAAAGCCTCGCACACTCCACATTCTCAACCCCTCCACTCCAGAAAAACATCCGTCTCCAACCCCCACAAAAGAGATCTCCAAGACGGCACCTGACTCCCGCCCGAAGCAGTCGCTCCGAAAGCTTCAGCTCACCgatgaggagaaaacacagctgGTAAATCTTCAGAGCCTCAGCGCAGACTCTGATTCAGAGACGCCTGGGGgatcttcctcctgctcctcttcctctgcaacTGCAGGAGGTCCAAGCCCTCCTAAACCGGAGGGACTGGATGGGCAAGAAGAGGAGGGCTACTGGAGCGGGAGCACCGCCGGTCACGTCCGGGAGAAGAGGAATCGCCGCTGCTTCAGGAGGAAAGAGATGCCGAGCGGGCAGACCAGAGTACGATCCAAGTTCTCCCCCTGGAATCTCTCGTCCCCGAGGATCAGCAGAGACACCCGGCTCAGCGTCCTCGTCAGTCAGCCAGGGAGAGTGG AAACAACCTTCAGACACGTTCACAGCGCCTCGGAAGAGGGTGTCGATGGagatgacgacgatgatgatgacgacgatgatgagATGTTTGAACAAGATGCTGACTTATTTGATGAGAAA TTTCAGACATTGCCAACCGACCCTGTTGAGGCCGAGAGGATGGAGTTGATGAAGATGAAAACACTGGAGCGGCGAGCAAAGATGAGCGAATTGCAGCGGCTGCGTAATGCCCAG TCCATCCagaggaggctggaggagatcGAGGTGGCCTTTAAGGATTTGGAGGGAAAGGGTGTAGAGCTGGAGCAAACCCTGCGAGGAGAGGCTG GCAGCAGCGGCTCTCCTGACATGATCGAGCAGTGGATCCAACTCGTCCACGAGAAGAACGCGTTGGTCTCTGAGGAGTCGGACCTCATGGTGGC gtCGCGACAGCTGGAGCTCGAGGACAAGCAGAGCACGCTGGAGTTGGAGCTCAGGAAATTCATGGAGCTGGATG acaAGACCTCCGAGCAGCAGGCAGAGGAGGAGCGggtcctccagcagctgatcGAGGTGGTGGACATGAGGGACTccttggtgttgttcctggaggAGAAGAGGCTGAAGGAGATGAGCGAGGAGCAGGAGGCCTTCTCCATCAGGGAGGCCAAACGCCACTCGAAGGCGGGAGCTCAGGTTCACTGGGAATAA
- the mical1 gene encoding F-actin-monooxygenase mical1 isoform X1 → MASQDSENPSHAAFEDFVQAQTCKDVKHHFAELCKQLELNPKDFRSFYAKLKERLNYWKAKALWTKLDKRAAHPDYQQGKVCAKNKCLVLGAGPCGLRTAIELALLGAQVVVLEKRESFSRNNVLHLWPFTICDLRVLGAKKFYGKFCCGSLDHISIRQLQLILLKVSLLLGVEVHTGVEFQGLIEPSGENGWMAKLNPGSHPAASFQFDVFISAGGGRFVPDGFKHKELRGKLAIGITTNFVNRNTAAEAQVAEISGVARIYNQKFFQDLLTETGIDLENIVYYKDETHYFVMTAKKKSLLKKGVIKQDYSDAEELLAPANVDHEALCHYAHDAAYFSTGGKLPDLEFEKNHAGKADVAMFDFTCMHRAENASLVRERKGKKLLMGLVGDCLVEPFWPLGTGIARGFLASFDTAWMVRSWGMGVPHLKVLAERESAYQVLSQTTPENTSKNYASYSINPKSRYTRVNLSSILSHQVQHLYDVDKSHPSSKKQNKSSCMRQDSGGGFEELLKWCQKHTTGYKNVNVKDLTQSWRSGLALCALIHHFRPQLIDMSSLDESSAVHNNQLAFSILEKELGIPPVMSASDLANTGQIDKLSMVLYLTQIQKAFTVPAKEPAAFLPSSKPLTLSQTQAAVFFLNKLKHNSLQRRKEKLASEKRTRETKRMGDEDSTVVSPVSPELSPTPAPAPAPEPEPEAATVVPMTNSEECYFCGQRVYVLERISAEGKFFHRSCFTCHQCSITLRLGGYTFDPTTGRFYCELHSEDLELANGAEPSCKQDSEGNLKGTDEELQISSDEYAPSPSDDEYENTLDCGPSGHTQPHKPEGQDHHIPKSKDESLEPNPSKTLTDAPSKTEVAAPTEEETGEFKVPFPVPKPRLSRQTTPSPQPSPPTAKPRTLHILNPSTPEKHPSPTPTKEISKTAPDSRPKQSLRKLQLTDEEKTQLVNLQSLSADSDSETPGGSSSCSSSSATAGGPSPPKPEGLDGQEEEGYWSGSTAGHVREKRNRRCFRRKEMPSGQTRVRSKFSPWNLSSPRISRDTRLSVLVSQPGRVETTFRHVHSASEEGVDGDDDDDDDDDDEMFEQDADLFDEKFQTLPTDPVEAERMELMKMKTLERRAKMSELQRLRNAQSIQRRLEEIEVAFKDLEGKGVELEQTLRGEAGSSGSPDMIEQWIQLVHEKNALVSEESDLMVASRQLELEDKQSTLELELRKFMELDDKTSEQQAEEERVLQQLIEVVDMRDSLVLFLEEKRLKEMSEEQEAFSIREAKRHSKAGAQVHWE, encoded by the exons ATGGCGAGCCAGGACTCTGAAAACCCTTCGCACGCCGCATTTGAAGACTTTGTCCAAGCGCAGACCTGTAAAGATGTGAAGCATCATTTCGCTGAGCTCTGCAAGCAGCTGGAACTCAATCCCAAGGATTTCAGGAGCTTTTACGCCAAGTTAAAGGAAAGACTGAACTACTGGAAGGCCAAAGCCCTGTGGACCAAACTGGACAAAAGGGCAGCTCATCCTGATTACCAGCAAGGAAAAGTCTGCGCCAAGAACAAG tgCCTCGTGTTGGGTGCTGGGCCGTGTGGGCTGAGAACTGCCATCGAGCTGGCCCTGCTGGGGGCTCAGGTGGTGGTGCTGGAGAAGAGAGAGTCTTTCTCCAGGAACAATGTTCTCCACCTGTGGCCCTTCACCATTTGTGACCTCCGTGTGCTCGGAGCCAAGAAGTTCTACGGCAAATTCTGCTGCGGGTCTCTGGATCACATCA GCATCCGTCAGCTGCAGTTGATTCTGTTAAAAGTGTCGCTCCTCCTCGGGGTGGAGGTGCACACCGGAGTGGAGTTTCAGGGCTTGATCGAGCCCTCAGGAGAAAACG GTTGGATGGCCAAACTGAACCCTGGGTCTCATCCTGCTGCGTCCTTTCAGTTTGACGTGTTCATCTCTGCTGGAGGAGGCAGGTTCGTCCCTGATG GGTTTAAGCACAAGGAGCTGAGAGGAAAGCTGGCCATCGGCATCACAACCAACTTCGTCAACAGAAACACGGCTGCTGAGGCCCAAGTAGCGGAGATCAGCGGCGTGGCACGCATCTACAACCAGAAGTTCTTCCAAGACTTGCTCACTGAGACGG GTATTGATTTGGAGAATATTGTCTACTACAAAGACGAAACCCACTACTTTGTCATGACTGCCAAGAAGAAGAGCTTGCTGAAGAAGGGGGTCATTAAACAG gacTACAGCGATgcagaggagctgctggctCCTGCAAACGTGGATCACGAGGCTTTGTGCCACTATGCCCACGATGCTGCGTACTTCTCCACAGGTGGCAAACTGCCTGACCTTGAGTTTGAAAAGAACCATGCCGGCAAGGCTGACGTGGCCATGTTCGACTTCACCTGCATGCACCGTGCTGAGAATGCCTCTCTGGtcagggagaggaaggggaagAAGTTGTTGATGGGTCTTGTTGGAGATTGCCTGGTGGAG CCCTTCTGGCCTCTGGGTACAGGTATCGCCCGTGGGTTTCTAGCTTCCTTCGACACAGCGTGGATGGTGAGGAGCTGGGGCATGGGGGTCCCTCATCTCAAGGTCCTCGCTGAGCG AGAAAGTGCCTACCAGGTCCTGTCCCAGACCACGCCAGAAAACACCAGCAAAAACTACGCCAGTTACAGCATCAACCCCAAATCACGGTACACGAGAGTGAACCTGTCCTCCATCCTCAGCCACCAG GTGCAGCACCTTTATGATGTCGATAAATCCCATCCATCCAGCAAGAAACAGAACAAGTCGTCTTGCATGCGTCAAG ATTCAGGCGGCGGTTTTGAGGAGTTGTTGAAATGGTGCCAGAAACACACGACGGGTTAcaagaatgtgaatgtgaaagaTCTGACCCAATCCTGGAGGTCGGGTCTGGCTCTGTGTGCTCTGATCCACCACTTCAGACCCCAGCTCAT TGACATGTCGTCCCTGGATGAATCCAGCGCTGTTCACAACAACCAGCTGGCTTTTAGCATCTTGGAGAAGGAGCTGGGCATCCCACCTGTCATGTCGGCCAGTGACTTAGCCAATACCGGTCAGATAGACAAGCTGTCCATGGTCCTCTACCTCACACAGATCCAAAAGGCCTTCACTGTGCCAGCGAAAG AGCCCGCTGCCTTCCTGCCGTCGTCCAAGCCTCTGACGCTCTCTCAGACACAGGCAGCTGTCTTTTTCCTGAACAAGCTGAAGCACAACTCTCTGCAAAGACGCAAG GAGAAGCTGGCATCTGAGAAACgaacaagagagacaaagaggatgGGAGATGAGGACAGT ACGGTGGTGTCTCCTGTGTCCCCTGAGCTCAGCCCcactcctgctcctgctcctgctcctgagCCTGAGCCCGAAGCTGCCACCGTTGTCCCGATGACCAACAGTGAGGAGTGTTACTTCTGTGGTCAGAGGGTCTACGTGCTGGAGCGCATCAGTGCTGAGGGCAAGTTCTTCCATCGGAGCTGCTTCACCTGCCATCAGTGCAGCATCACGCTCAGACTGGGAGGATACACCTTTGATCCGACTACAG GGAGGTTTTACTGTGAGCTGCACTCTGAAGATCTGGAGCTGGCAAACGGGGCTGAACCATCTTGTAAG CAGGATAGTGAAGGAAATCTCAAAGGGACGGATGAGGAGCTCCAGATTTCCAGCGATGAATATGCACCGTCTCCATCAGACGACGAGTATGAGAACACTCTGGACTGTGGTCCCTCTGGTCACACACAGCCACATAAACCTGAGGGACAGGACCACCATATACCTAAATCCAAAGACGAGTCTCTAGAACCAAATCCATCAAAAACGCTCACAGATGCCCCATCGAAAACTGAAGTAGCAGCACCCACTGAGGAGGAGACGGGGGAGTTCAAGGTACCCTTTCCTGTCCCCAAGCCCCGCCTCTCTCGGCAGACAACACCCAGCCCTCAGCCCTCTCCTCCAACAGCAAAGCCTCGCACACTCCACATTCTCAACCCCTCCACTCCAGAAAAACATCCGTCTCCAACCCCCACAAAAGAGATCTCCAAGACGGCACCTGACTCCCGCCCGAAGCAGTCGCTCCGAAAGCTTCAGCTCACCgatgaggagaaaacacagctgGTAAATCTTCAGAGCCTCAGCGCAGACTCTGATTCAGAGACGCCTGGGGgatcttcctcctgctcctcttcctctgcaacTGCAGGAGGTCCAAGCCCTCCTAAACCGGAGGGACTGGATGGGCAAGAAGAGGAGGGCTACTGGAGCGGGAGCACCGCCGGTCACGTCCGGGAGAAGAGGAATCGCCGCTGCTTCAGGAGGAAAGAGATGCCGAGCGGGCAGACCAGAGTACGATCCAAGTTCTCCCCCTGGAATCTCTCGTCCCCGAGGATCAGCAGAGACACCCGGCTCAGCGTCCTCGTCAGTCAGCCAGGGAGAGTGG AAACAACCTTCAGACACGTTCACAGCGCCTCGGAAGAGGGTGTCGATGGagatgacgacgatgatgatgacgacgatgatgagATGTTTGAACAAGATGCTGACTTATTTGATGAGAAA TTTCAGACATTGCCAACCGACCCTGTTGAGGCCGAGAGGATGGAGTTGATGAAGATGAAAACACTGGAGCGGCGAGCAAAGATGAGCGAATTGCAGCGGCTGCGTAATGCCCAG TCCATCCagaggaggctggaggagatcGAGGTGGCCTTTAAGGATTTGGAGGGAAAGGGTGTAGAGCTGGAGCAAACCCTGCGAGGAGAGGCTG GCAGCAGCGGCTCTCCTGACATGATCGAGCAGTGGATCCAACTCGTCCACGAGAAGAACGCGTTGGTCTCTGAGGAGTCGGACCTCATGGTGGC gtCGCGACAGCTGGAGCTCGAGGACAAGCAGAGCACGCTGGAGTTGGAGCTCAGGAAATTCATGGAGCTGGATG acaAGACCTCCGAGCAGCAGGCAGAGGAGGAGCGggtcctccagcagctgatcGAGGTGGTGGACATGAGGGACTccttggtgttgttcctggaggAGAAGAGGCTGAAGGAGATGAGCGAGGAGCAGGAGGCCTTCTCCATCAGGGAGGCCAAACGCCACTCGAAGGCGGGAGCTCAGGTTCACTGGGAATAA